From Chaetodon trifascialis isolate fChaTrf1 chromosome 1, fChaTrf1.hap1, whole genome shotgun sequence, one genomic window encodes:
- the slc25a44b gene encoding solute carrier family 25 member 44b, whose protein sequence is MQQKRNIQIIEWEDLDKRKFYSFGVFMTMTIRATVYPATLIRTRLQVQRGKSLYSGTFDAFFKILRAEGVQGLYRGFMVNTFTLISGQAYITTYELVRKYVSQYSEDNTLKSLVAGGSASLVAQSITVPIDVVSQQLMMQGQGEHLTRFRLNTETGKSKKVFGQTRNIMAQIFAADGFRGFYRGYVASLLTYIPNSAVWWPFYHFYAEQLSKLAPSDCPHLILQAMAGPLAAATASTVTNPMDVVRARVQVEGRTSVIETFRQLIKEEGCWGLTKGLSARIISSTPTAIVMVVGYETLKKLSLRPELVDSRHW, encoded by the exons ATGCAGCAGAAAAGGAACATCCAGATCATCGAGTGGGAGGACCTCGACAAAAGGAAGTTCTACTCCTTCGGGGTGTTCATGACGATGACCATCCGGGCCACCGTCTATCCGGCCACGCTCATCCGCACTCGGCTGCAGGTGCAGAGGGGCAAATCACTCTACAGCGGCACCTTCGACGCCTTTTTCAAGATTCTGCGGGCGGAGGGTGTTCAAGGCCTTTATCGCGGCTTTATGGTCAACACCTTCACACTAATCTCAGGCCAGGCTTACATAACCACCTACGAGCTCGTGAGGAAGTATGTCTCCCAGTATTCTGAGGACAATACGCTCAAGTCACTGGTGGCGGGCGGCTCGGCCTCCCTGGTCGCTCAGAGCATCACTGTTCCCATAGATGTTGTCTCTCAGCAGCTGATGATGCAGGGCCAAGGGGAGCACCTCACCCGCTTTCGGCTTAACACGGAGACTGGAAAGTCCAAAAAAGTGTTCGGACAAACCAGGAACATTATGGCTCAGATTTTTGCTGCCGATGGTTTCCGGGGCTTCTACAGGGGATATGTGGCTTCTTTACTCACTTACATCCCAAACAGTGCTGTCTGGTGGCCTTTCTATCATTTTTACGCTG AGCAACTCTCTAAACTGGCTCCCAGTGACTGCCCTCATCTGATTCTACAAGCCATGGCTGGACCTTTAGCTGCTGCTACTGCCTCAACTGTCACCAACCCAATGGATGTGGTCAGAGCCAGAGTACAG gTTGAAGGGAGGACTTCAGTCATCGAGACATTCAGACAGCTGATCAAAGAGGAGGGCTGTTGGGGATTGACCAAAGGACTGTCGGCACGCATCATTTCTTCCACACCCACCGCCATCGTCATGGTGGTCGGCTATGAGACGCTAAAAAAACTGAGCTTGCGGCCGGAGCTTGTGGACTCGAGACACTGGTAG